In Flavobacterium gelatinilyticum, a genomic segment contains:
- the lysS gene encoding lysine--tRNA ligase, which produces MALSEQEIIRREKLQNLRSLGINPYPANLFPVNHTSKQIKESFEEGKKVIVAGRLMSVRDQGKACFAELQDSEGRIQLYVNRDVLCEGDDKTLYNQVFKKLTDLGDFIGIEGELFTTKVGAQCIRVDAFTFLSKTLRPLPLPKVDEEGNVHDAFNDAELRYRMRYVDLTVNPQVKETFIKRTKLFTAMRGYFNDAGYLEVDTPVLQSIPGGASARPFITHHNSLDIPLYMRIANELYLKRLIVGGFEGVYEFSRNFRNEGMDRTHNPEFTAMEIYVAYKDYNWMMEFAEGLLEHCAIAVNGTSEVTFGEHKINFKAPYARVSMTDSIKHFTGFDISGKTEQELFEAARGMGIEVDETMGKGKLIDEIFGAKCEGNYIQPTFITDYPKEMSPLCKEHRDNPDLTERFELMVCGKEIANAYSELNDPIDQRERFEDQMRLAAKGDDEANGIIDEDFLRALEYGMPPTSGMGIGMDRLIMYLTNNASIQEVLLFPQMRPEKKQTIELSDEEKFIVDLLKGNENRMDLQQLKITANLSGKKWDASMKNLSKHGLTKVVVDGDFKFVELVG; this is translated from the coding sequence ATGGCATTATCAGAACAAGAAATCATCAGAAGAGAAAAACTTCAAAACTTACGCAGTCTGGGAATCAACCCTTATCCAGCTAATCTTTTTCCTGTAAATCATACTTCTAAGCAGATAAAGGAGTCTTTTGAAGAGGGTAAGAAGGTGATCGTTGCGGGACGTTTGATGAGTGTTCGTGATCAGGGTAAAGCCTGTTTTGCCGAATTACAGGACAGCGAAGGTCGTATACAATTATACGTAAACCGTGATGTTTTGTGCGAAGGCGACGATAAAACTTTATACAATCAGGTATTTAAAAAATTAACTGATTTAGGAGATTTTATTGGTATTGAAGGTGAATTGTTTACAACAAAAGTAGGCGCGCAGTGTATTCGTGTTGATGCTTTTACTTTCCTTAGTAAAACGTTGCGTCCGTTACCATTACCAAAAGTAGACGAAGAAGGAAACGTACACGATGCGTTTAATGATGCTGAATTACGTTACAGAATGCGTTATGTAGATTTAACAGTAAATCCGCAGGTTAAAGAAACTTTTATTAAACGTACCAAACTATTTACTGCAATGCGTGGTTACTTTAACGACGCAGGATATCTTGAAGTTGATACTCCGGTTTTACAGTCAATTCCGGGTGGTGCTTCGGCAAGACCTTTTATTACGCACCACAACTCGCTTGATATTCCGCTTTACATGCGTATTGCAAACGAATTGTACTTAAAAAGATTAATTGTAGGCGGATTCGAAGGCGTTTATGAGTTCTCTAGAAACTTCCGTAATGAAGGAATGGACAGAACGCATAATCCTGAGTTTACTGCCATGGAAATATATGTAGCTTACAAAGACTACAACTGGATGATGGAATTTGCAGAAGGCTTATTAGAGCATTGTGCCATTGCCGTAAACGGAACTAGTGAAGTTACTTTTGGAGAGCACAAAATCAACTTTAAAGCGCCTTATGCTCGTGTTTCCATGACAGATTCTATCAAACATTTTACCGGTTTTGATATTTCCGGTAAAACAGAACAGGAATTGTTTGAAGCGGCCAGAGGAATGGGAATCGAGGTTGACGAAACAATGGGTAAAGGAAAACTAATTGATGAGATTTTTGGAGCAAAATGTGAAGGAAATTACATTCAGCCAACTTTCATTACAGATTATCCAAAAGAAATGTCGCCGCTTTGTAAAGAGCACCGTGATAATCCGGATTTAACTGAGCGTTTTGAATTAATGGTTTGCGGAAAAGAAATCGCAAATGCGTATTCTGAATTAAATGACCCAATTGACCAGAGAGAACGTTTTGAAGATCAAATGCGTTTGGCTGCAAAAGGTGATGATGAAGCAAACGGAATTATCGACGAAGATTTCTTAAGAGCGCTTGAGTACGGTATGCCGCCAACATCTGGAATGGGAATTGGAATGGATCGTTTGATTATGTATTTAACAAATAATGCTTCTATCCAGGAAGTTTTATTGTTCCCGCAAATGCGTCCTGAGAAAAAACAAACAATTGAACTTTCTGATGAAGAGAAATTTATTGTTGATTTATTGAAAGGAAATGAAAACAGAATGGATCTGCAGCAGTTAAAAATTACAGCAAATTTAAGCGGTAAAAAATGGGATGCTTCTATGAAAAATTTATCTAAACACGGTTTGACTAAAGTTGTCGTTGACGGCGATTTTAAATTTGTGGAATTGGTGGGATAA
- a CDS encoding glucosaminidase domain-containing protein: MIKKIVLLFTVLILASCSSSKPAIATTKKAAAQQSRVAAKKPVRTVKKYPSTNNTTEVIQSTSRTVVTSDLISNYVLQYKDIAMGNMKTYGIPASIILAQGILESGAGKGDLAVEANNHFGIKCHKDWLGESVRHDDDAAQECFRKYPQASESYKDHALFLVGKKRYEALFTYEKDDYKAWAKGLRAAGYATDPKYPDKLISYIERYNLHQYDCQVTGRNYVPINTSAPARSSSSVASSDPKINMNSYDPNLYEVQKGDTLYSISKKFNLLVDDLKQKNNLTDNAISIGQRLKVK, from the coding sequence ATGATTAAAAAAATCGTATTGCTTTTTACAGTACTAATTTTGGCAAGTTGTTCATCAAGCAAACCTGCTATCGCGACGACCAAAAAAGCGGCAGCCCAGCAATCAAGAGTTGCAGCAAAGAAACCGGTAAGAACCGTTAAAAAATATCCTTCTACAAATAATACAACCGAGGTTATTCAGTCTACTTCGAGAACAGTTGTAACCAGCGATTTAATTTCGAATTATGTTTTGCAGTATAAAGATATTGCGATGGGAAACATGAAAACATACGGAATTCCGGCCAGTATTATTCTGGCGCAGGGAATCTTAGAATCGGGTGCGGGTAAAGGTGATCTGGCTGTTGAGGCTAATAACCATTTCGGGATTAAATGTCATAAAGACTGGCTTGGTGAAAGCGTTCGTCACGATGATGATGCAGCGCAGGAATGTTTTAGAAAATATCCTCAGGCTTCAGAATCGTATAAAGATCATGCTTTATTTTTAGTGGGCAAAAAAAGATATGAAGCCTTATTTACTTACGAAAAAGACGATTACAAAGCATGGGCAAAAGGATTAAGAGCAGCAGGTTATGCCACAGATCCAAAATATCCGGATAAGTTGATCAGTTATATCGAGCGTTACAATTTACATCAATACGATTGTCAGGTTACGGGAAGGAATTATGTGCCAATTAATACTTCGGCTCCAGCAAGAAGTTCGTCTTCTGTGGCCTCTTCTGATCCAAAAATAAATATGAACTCATATGACCCAAATTTATATGAAGTTCAAAAGGGAGATACGCTGTATTCCATTTCGAAAAAATTCAATTTACTGGTTGATGATTTAAAACAAAAAAACAATCTGACTGATAATGCTATTTCGATAGGGCAGAGGTTGAAGGTGAAGTAG
- a CDS encoding 2-hydroxyacid dehydrogenase, whose product MKVFINKNIPEAGIKLLQDKGINFTINPADNVLSREEFIKICQQNDVLLNVGSNNLDEDFFQQCPNLKGIALFSVGFDAVNIPSANSRKIPVGNTPDVLSRATSDVAFLLMQSVARKSFFNHKRILNDDWGSFDPLANLGQELYSKTLGIFGLGRIGFEMAKKCKAAFGMNIIYHNRSHNTIAEKELDAKYVDFETLLSESDVLSIHSNYSEENNEIFNKNAFAKMKRSSIFINTARGKFHNEDDLYDALTNDIIWGAGLDVTNPEPMEFDNPLLSLPNCCILPHIGSATYEARNGMAVCAAQNIIALFEDKKMPFCVNEEVYL is encoded by the coding sequence ATGAAGGTTTTTATCAATAAAAATATACCCGAAGCCGGAATTAAACTGCTTCAGGACAAAGGAATTAACTTTACAATAAACCCAGCAGATAATGTATTATCAAGAGAAGAATTTATAAAAATATGCCAGCAAAATGATGTTCTTTTAAATGTTGGTTCTAATAATTTAGACGAAGATTTTTTTCAGCAATGCCCGAATCTAAAAGGAATCGCTTTATTTTCCGTAGGATTTGATGCTGTGAATATTCCATCAGCAAACAGCAGAAAAATTCCTGTTGGAAACACGCCGGATGTTTTAAGCAGAGCAACCTCTGATGTAGCTTTTTTACTGATGCAGAGTGTTGCGAGAAAATCATTTTTCAATCATAAAAGAATTTTGAATGATGATTGGGGAAGTTTTGATCCGTTAGCCAATTTAGGTCAGGAACTTTACAGCAAAACATTGGGGATTTTCGGTTTGGGAAGAATTGGTTTTGAAATGGCTAAAAAATGCAAAGCAGCTTTTGGAATGAATATTATTTATCACAATCGTTCTCATAATACAATTGCCGAAAAAGAACTGGATGCGAAATATGTAGATTTTGAAACCTTACTTTCTGAAAGCGACGTTTTAAGTATTCATTCTAATTACAGCGAAGAAAACAATGAAATTTTCAATAAAAATGCTTTTGCTAAAATGAAACGCAGTTCGATTTTCATTAATACAGCAAGAGGAAAATTTCATAATGAAGATGATTTATATGATGCTTTAACAAATGATATAATCTGGGGCGCTGGATTGGATGTAACGAATCCTGAACCTATGGAATTTGATAATCCGTTATTGTCCCTTCCTAATTGTTGTATTTTACCGCATATTGGTTCTGCAACTTACGAAGCCAGAAATGGAATGGCAGTTTGCGCCGCACAAAATATAATTGCACTTTTTGAAGATAAAAAGATGCCATTTTGTGTTAACGAAGAGGTATATCTTTAA
- a CDS encoding 1-aminocyclopropane-1-carboxylate deaminase/D-cysteine desulfhydrase encodes MNPVFNQHINIQFPNNISLTIKREDLIHPFVSGNKFRKLKYNLLQAKAENKTTLLTFGGAFSNHIAAVAYAGKEQGFKTIGIIRGDELFDKIEENPTLKFAQENGMQFEFVSREEYRLKSEASFIEKLKAKFGDFYLVPEGGTNELAVKGCKEILTDEDSVFNYVCCAVGTGGTISGLINSSLQNQKILGFPALKGDFLKDEIRIFAKKDNWNLISDYHFGGYGKINLELIEFINAFFEETKVPLDPIYTGKMVFGVIDLISKNYFPAHSKILLIHTGGLQGIDGMNIKLKQKKLPILKQDD; translated from the coding sequence ATGAATCCAGTTTTTAATCAACATATAAATATTCAATTTCCAAATAATATTTCTCTAACTATAAAACGCGAAGATCTCATTCATCCGTTTGTTTCAGGAAATAAATTCAGGAAACTGAAATACAATTTACTTCAGGCGAAAGCCGAAAATAAAACGACTTTATTAACTTTTGGCGGCGCATTTTCCAATCATATTGCAGCTGTTGCATATGCAGGAAAAGAGCAGGGTTTTAAAACAATCGGCATAATTCGCGGTGATGAACTTTTTGATAAAATTGAAGAAAATCCAACCCTGAAATTCGCTCAGGAAAACGGAATGCAGTTTGAATTTGTTTCGAGAGAAGAGTATCGTTTGAAAAGTGAAGCTTCTTTTATAGAAAAGCTGAAAGCCAAATTTGGTGATTTTTATCTGGTTCCCGAAGGCGGTACAAACGAACTGGCTGTAAAAGGCTGTAAGGAGATTTTAACAGACGAAGATTCGGTTTTTAATTATGTCTGCTGTGCTGTTGGAACAGGCGGCACGATTTCGGGATTAATTAACAGTTCGCTGCAAAATCAGAAAATTTTAGGCTTTCCGGCGTTAAAAGGTGACTTTTTAAAGGATGAAATTCGTATTTTTGCAAAAAAAGATAACTGGAATTTAATTTCTGACTATCATTTTGGAGGTTATGGCAAGATAAATTTAGAATTAATAGAATTTATTAATGCTTTTTTTGAAGAAACAAAAGTGCCCTTAGATCCAATTTATACAGGAAAGATGGTTTTTGGCGTTATAGATTTAATCAGCAAAAATTATTTTCCTGCACATTCAAAAATTTTACTCATTCACACCGGCGGACTGCAGGGAATTGACGGAATGAATATAAAGTTGAAGCAGAAGAAATTACCAATACTCAAACAAGATGATTAA
- a CDS encoding 2-hydroxyacid dehydrogenase — protein sequence MSTVNILAGNKIAFFSTQPYDKTFFNKYNTDFGFQLDFFETQLNPQTVALIEKCEIVCVFVNDIVNESVIKQLAEKNVKIIALRCAGFNNVDLEAAKKHNIKVCRVPAYSPQAVAEHAMAMILTLNRKTHKAYNRVREQNFSLNGLLGFDLFGKTIGIIGTGNIGKAFSKIALGFGCKVLAYDIIESEEMKKDGVAFVGLEEIFKTSDIISLHCPLNDQTKHVINKTSISFMKENVMIINTSRGGLIETSSVIEGLKEGKIGHLGIDVYEQEEKLFFRDLSADIIQDDAIQRLMSFPNVLVTAHQAFFTNEALTQIALVTFNNIQSLLQENDIENKAALLV from the coding sequence ATGAGTACAGTAAATATTTTAGCCGGGAATAAGATTGCTTTTTTCTCAACACAGCCTTATGATAAAACTTTCTTTAATAAGTACAACACCGACTTTGGTTTTCAATTAGATTTCTTCGAAACGCAGCTTAACCCGCAGACCGTTGCTTTAATCGAAAAATGCGAAATTGTCTGTGTTTTTGTTAATGATATTGTCAACGAATCGGTTATAAAACAATTAGCAGAAAAGAATGTAAAAATTATTGCTCTGCGCTGTGCCGGTTTTAATAATGTCGATTTAGAAGCTGCAAAAAAGCATAATATAAAGGTTTGCCGTGTTCCGGCTTATTCTCCTCAGGCAGTTGCAGAACATGCTATGGCGATGATTTTGACTTTAAACCGAAAAACGCATAAAGCATATAACAGGGTTCGTGAGCAAAACTTTTCTTTAAACGGGCTGTTGGGGTTTGATTTATTCGGAAAAACAATCGGGATCATTGGTACCGGAAATATCGGAAAAGCATTCTCTAAAATAGCATTAGGATTTGGCTGTAAAGTTTTGGCGTATGATATTATAGAAAGCGAAGAAATGAAAAAAGACGGTGTTGCTTTTGTTGGTTTAGAAGAGATTTTCAAGACAAGTGACATTATTTCATTGCATTGCCCGTTAAACGATCAAACCAAACATGTTATTAATAAAACGTCTATTTCTTTTATGAAAGAAAACGTCATGATTATCAATACAAGCCGCGGCGGGTTAATAGAAACTTCATCGGTTATTGAAGGTTTAAAAGAAGGAAAAATTGGGCATCTGGGAATTGATGTTTATGAGCAGGAGGAGAAATTATTCTTTAGAGATCTTTCTGCCGATATTATTCAGGATGATGCAATTCAGCGTTTAATGAGTTTTCCGAATGTTTTGGTAACAGCGCATCAGGCGTTTTTTACCAACGAAGCTTTAACTCAGATTGCATTGGTAACTTTCAATAATATACAATCCTTGCTGCAAGAAAATGATATAGAAAATAAAGCGGCATTGCTGGTTTAA
- a CDS encoding DUF5522 domain-containing protein, whose translation MKEQSNENKLIEGEDFYYTPEGYKCFTEKHHLKRGYCCKSGCRHCPYGYDKKTGRINKN comes from the coding sequence ATGAAAGAGCAAAGTAATGAAAATAAATTAATCGAAGGCGAAGATTTTTACTATACGCCCGAAGGTTACAAATGCTTTACTGAAAAACATCATTTAAAACGCGGCTATTGCTGTAAAAGCGGCTGCCGCCACTGTCCGTACGGATATGATAAAAAAACAGGAAGAATAAATAAAAATTAG
- the hemL gene encoding glutamate-1-semialdehyde 2,1-aminomutase: protein MLYKRSSQLFAEAEKVIPGGVNSPVRAFKAVGGTPIFVKSAKGAYLYDEDGNKLIDYINSWGPMVLGHAYQPVVDAVIEKAKLGTSFGMPTELETEIAALAVSMVPNIDKIRFVNSGTEACMSAIRLARGFTKRDKIVKFAGCYHGHSDSFLIQAGSGAVTFGSPNSPGVTEGTAKDTLLAKYNDLENVKTLIEANKGEIAAIIIEAVAGNMGCIVPKEGFLQGLRDLCTANGILLIFDEVMTGFRLARGGVQELYGIDADIVTFGKVIGGGLPVGAFAAREEIMNYLAPLGPVYQAGTLSGNPLAMAAGLAMLKALDSDREIFTRLEEKTAYLEAGIDRVLKANNVVFTINRVGSMISVHFDADPVTDFQTAAKGDNETFKKFFHGLLQEGVYIAPSAYETWFITDALTYEDLDFTINAIDKVSKSF, encoded by the coding sequence ATGTTATATAAAAGAAGTAGTCAGCTTTTTGCTGAAGCAGAAAAAGTAATTCCCGGAGGAGTAAATTCGCCGGTAAGAGCATTTAAGGCCGTTGGCGGTACTCCGATTTTTGTAAAAAGTGCTAAAGGTGCTTATTTATATGATGAAGACGGAAATAAATTAATCGATTATATTAACTCCTGGGGGCCAATGGTTTTGGGTCATGCTTATCAGCCGGTTGTAGATGCTGTGATCGAAAAAGCAAAACTGGGAACTTCATTTGGAATGCCTACAGAACTGGAGACAGAAATTGCAGCTTTGGCAGTTTCTATGGTTCCAAATATTGATAAAATCCGTTTTGTAAATTCAGGTACAGAAGCTTGTATGAGTGCGATTCGTCTGGCTCGCGGATTTACAAAAAGAGATAAAATTGTAAAATTTGCAGGCTGCTATCACGGGCATTCAGATTCATTCCTTATTCAGGCTGGAAGCGGAGCAGTAACTTTTGGATCACCAAACAGTCCGGGCGTTACAGAAGGAACTGCAAAAGATACTTTACTGGCAAAATACAATGATTTAGAGAATGTAAAAACGTTGATTGAAGCTAATAAAGGCGAAATTGCTGCTATTATTATTGAAGCAGTTGCCGGAAATATGGGCTGTATTGTTCCTAAAGAAGGTTTCCTGCAAGGTTTAAGAGATTTGTGTACTGCAAACGGGATTTTATTAATCTTTGATGAGGTTATGACAGGTTTCCGTTTAGCTCGCGGCGGTGTTCAGGAATTATATGGTATTGATGCTGATATCGTAACTTTCGGAAAAGTTATTGGGGGCGGATTGCCAGTTGGAGCTTTTGCTGCACGCGAAGAAATCATGAATTATTTAGCGCCTCTTGGGCCGGTTTATCAGGCAGGAACATTATCAGGAAATCCGTTAGCAATGGCTGCTGGATTGGCAATGTTGAAAGCGCTTGATTCTGATAGAGAAATCTTTACCCGTTTAGAAGAAAAAACAGCTTATTTAGAAGCAGGAATTGACAGGGTTTTAAAAGCAAATAATGTTGTTTTCACCATTAACAGAGTTGGTTCTATGATTTCGGTTCACTTTGATGCAGATCCGGTTACTGATTTTCAAACTGCTGCAAAAGGTGATAACGAAACGTTTAAGAAATTCTTCCACGGATTGTTGCAAGAAGGGGTTTACATTGCACCGTCTGCATACGAAACATGGTTTATTACAGATGCATTGACTTACGAAGATTTAGATTTTACAATCAATGCGATTGATAAAGTATCAAAATCATTTTAA